The Lysobacter enzymogenes DNA segment CGCGAGGCGGGCGCCAAGCGCCGGCGTCGCTGGCGCTGAGGCGCGCGGCGCGCCCGCGCGGGCCGACGGCCCGCGCATCGTCGAGTCCAGCCCGGGCGCGCGACGAACTTCAGCGATGTCGCGAGGCCGCCCTCGCCGGCCTCTTGCGTTTCTTCGTCTGTGGTGGGCATTTCCGCAGCAGCAAGCGTTGCCGCTATGCCGGCGATCGCTGGAACGACGAGGCGTCGCTGGCGGAATGCGGTTGCCGTAATCGATCGGGGCGATGCGGCGCGGTGCGTGTGGCCGCTCGGAGGCCGCTTTGGTACTCGGCGTCGCTGTATCGCGCTGCGCTGATCGGAAAGCGTCGGGCCTGAAGGCCCTCCCACGACAGCCGCCGCTATTGCGGCCCCGGGGCGAGCGCCGATGCGCGATCCACCGAGTCCAGCGAGCCCCGTAACGATTTCGCTTTTAGCGAACTGTGGCCGCCGATCCATTTTTGAGAATCGGCACAAAGCGCGTTGTGCCTCGCGACGTAGCAAGCTGGATGCGATTCACACCTGTGTTACGCTCAAAGTATGAATTCAAAGGAGTGATTCATGTCTGAAACGACCGCCTACGACACCCTCGTGGAAGTGTTCCGGGACGAACTCGCGATCGACCCCGCCCGTGTCCATCCGGGCGCCTCGTTGATCGGCGAATTGGGGTTCGACTCCATCGCTTTCGCCATCGGCCTGGTGTCGATCGAGGAAAAGCTGGGGGTGACGCTGCGCCAGGAAGAGCTCATCGTCTGCAAGACGGTCGGCGACGTGGCCCGGCTCATCGAACAGACCCGCGACCGCGTCGCGGCCGCCGGCGCCGCGCTGCCCGCCGCGTCCGCAGTCCCCGCGCAATAAAGCCCTCCGGTCGCACGGACGCAGATTCTCCGTCGCCGGCCGCGCGACACCGGAAGATCAAGGACCGATCGAACCATGAGCCGATTCACCCACGACGTATTCGTCGCCGCGCCCGCGTCCGGCAAAGGCCTGGTCACGGGCGAGCCGCATCGGCCTGTCCGACGCACCTGGCAGGAGATCCACGGGATCGCGCGCCGCATGGCCGGCACGCTCGCGGCGGCCGGCGTGAATCCCGGCGACGCGGTCGGCGTGCTGATGGGCGAGCCCGCCGGCATCGCGCCGACCATCCAGGCCATCTGGATGCGCGGGGCGTCGGTGACGATGCTGCATCAGCCCGGCCCGCGGGCGGACCTCGACGCCTGGGCCGAGGACACCTTCGCGGTGCTGGACATGATCGGCGCGAAGCTGGTCGTCGTCGGCGACGTGTTCGCACGCACGATGCCGCTGTTCGAAGCCAAGGCCGCACCCGTCGTATCCGCCGACGCGCTGGCCGAAGGCGCGGCGCTCGAACCGCTCGAGTGCGGCGAGGACGACATCGCCTTCCTGCAACTGACCTCGGGCTCGACCGGGCTGCCCAAGGCGGTGGCGATCTCGCATCGGAACCTGCACGAGAACGCGGCGGCGATGGTCAGCGCGTCCAAGCTCGATCCGCGTGACGATGTGCTGGTGAGCTGGCTGCCGCTGTTCCACGACATGGGCATGATCGGGTTCCTGGTCCTGCCCATGCAGGTCGGCGCGGAGGCGGTGTGCGCGGCGCCCGGCGAATTCCTGCGCTCGCCGCGGCTGTGGCCGTCGTTGATCTCGAAATATCGCGGGACCATGACTGCGGGGCCGAACTTCGCCTACGCCCTGCTCGCGCGCTACCTGCGCGCGGCGGCCGACGGCGCGTTCGACCTCTCGTCGCTGCGCTTCGCGCTCAGCGGCGCGGAACCCGTCGATCACGCGACCGTCGCCGCGGTGCTCGAAACCGGCGCCCGGTTCGGGCTCGATTCCACCGCCTTCGTCGCCGCGTACGGAATGGCGGAAGCCACGCTCGCGATCTCGTTCTCCGAGACCGGCGCGGGCGTGCAGTTCGACGCGGTCGACCAGGCGGCGATCGAACGCGAGTCGCATGCGGCGATCAGCGCGGATCAGGCCGCACGCCGTCTGGCCAAACTGGGCAAGCCGGTGCCTGGCATCGAAATCCGCGTCGGCGACGGCGACAGCGCCAAGGTCCGCACGGTCGGCGAACTCAAGATCCGCGGCGATGCCGTCTCGCGCTATTACCTCACGCCCAGCGGCAAGCGATCGCTGCTCGGCGACGACGGATGGTTCAGCACCGGCGACATGGGTTATGTCACCGAAACCGGCGAGGTCGTCGTCTGCGGCCGGTTGAAGGACATGATCATCGTGGCGGGCCGCAACATCTTCCCCGGCGATATCGAGCGCGCGGCCTGCCGCGTCGACGGCGTGCGCCAGGGCAACGCGATCGCGGTCGCGCTCGCCGCCGCGGGAATACGCGAAGAGTTCGCGGTCGTGGTCGAAGCCGGCGACAGCGCCGACACCGAATCCAGCGCGCGGATCAAGAGCGACGTCTCGGACGCGGTGTATGCGGCCTTCGGCGTCAGCCCGCGGCTGGTCTCGGTGGTCCCGCCGCGCACCTTGCCGAAAACGCCGTCGGGAAAACCGAAGCGCTCCGCCACCATCGCCATCGTCGAAACCGAACTGGCGATGCTTCACGGCGCGAACAGTCAACGACAACAGGAATCGGTCGGCTCGCCATGACCTTGCAGATGGAATCAGCGTTTTCCGATATCGCCGCATTCAAGGACCATCTCGACGCGATCCTGGCGCGGGAGTCGACCCGCCGGCTGGTCGAGGATGCCGAAGCGGCCGGCCTGTTCCCCCGAGGCATCATCGAATTGCTCGGCCGCGAGGGCATCTTCGCGGCGAAGTGGCAGGAGCGCCCGGTGCCCGCGCTGGAACACACGTTGGCGCTGTCCGAGCGGTTCGGCCGGCTCGGCGCCGGCGGCATCGCCTCGGCGGTGACCCTGCACGACTCGGCGATCGCGATGCTGCGCCGCTTCGGCCGTTCGCAAGCGCTGCGCGATGTCGCCGACCAGGCGATCGCGGGCCAGGCCGTGCTGTGCATCTCCGCGACCGAGGCCGGCGCGGGCTCGGACATGCTCGGGCTCAGCTCGACGGCCGTCCGCGAGGAAGGCGGCTATCGCCTGCGCGGCCACAAGAAGATGGCGTCGCCCTCGCCGGTGGCCGACCACATCGTGCTGGCGCTGCGCGGCATCGACGAGAGCCACGCGGGCCGCGACGATCTCGCGCTGTTCCTGGTGCCGACCTCGCAGCTTCGCGTCGGCAAGGCCTTCGACACCGTCGGCGCCCGCAGCATCAGCACCGCGCCGGTGTTCTTCGACACCTGGGTACCGGCCGAGATGATGATCGCCCGCCCCGGCACCGGCTTGGCCGTGCTCAGCTGGGCCTTGGCCCAGGAACGCTTCGCGATGGCGGCGCAGATTCTCGGCGCCTGCCATCTGGCGCTGGGCGTGACGGTGGCGCGGATGAAGCGGCGCAAGACCTTCGGCGTCGCGCTGTTCGACCATCAGGCCTTGCGCCTGCGGATCGCCGACCTGCAGGCGCGGGTCGACATGATGCGCTTGGCCTTGAACGGCCTGATCGCCAACGCCGCCGGCTTCAACGTACGCTCGTGCTCGGCCGCGAAAGTCACCGCGGTTCGGCTGGGCTGCGAGGTGATGTCCGAGTGCATGCACATCTTCGGCAGCGCCGGCGTGCTGGAGACGGAATCGCCGCTCGGCCGTTGGTGGCGCGACGTGAAGATGGCGCGGATCGGCGGCGGCACGGACGAGATGCTGTGGGAGATCGTCGCCGCGGGCCTGGAACCGGATTACGCGAGCTACGACCAGATGGTCAACGAATGGCAGCCTGAGCCGCTGGGCTGAGCCGCTGGGCCGAGCCGAAGCTCAGCGCTTGCTGCGTCGCGCGACCGCCGCGCCGACGCGTTGCGCATCGCGGCCGACGAAGCCGAGCAGCGCCGAGCCGCGGTTGCGCATCCGGTACAGGCCGACGAAATGCAATCCGGACGCGCCGATGCCCGCGTCGTGCGGCGGCTGTCCGTCCGCGCCGAGCAGTTCCGCGTCCAGCCACGGCCACTCGTTGCGGTAGCCGGTCGCCCATAGCACGGTCGATACGTCGAGCCGCTGGCCGTCGGCGGTGACCAGCTGCGTGCCCGCGGCGTCGACGGCGCGCGCCGCGTAGCGGACGCTACGCGCGGGTCCGCCGCTTTTCGTGTCGACGATCGGATCGGGCATCGCCAATCGCCGCGCCAGCGGCGTGTTCGTCGGCAGGCGCAGGATGCCGGATTTGGACAGCCACCAGAACGCGTCCTTGCCCAGGATCCGCTGCGGCAAGCGCGGCTGCCTGCGGCCCTTGCAGACCACGACCTCGTGGGTGGCCGACAGTTCGGCCGCGATCTGCAGGCCCGAGTTCGCCGAACCGACCACGGCGACCGGCCCGGCGGGAATCTGCCCGGGATTGCGGTAGGCGTGCGAATGCAGTTGCGCCACCGACGGCGCCAGCCGTTGCGAGAACCCGGGAACGGCCGGCGTCTGGAACGCGCCGACCGCGGCGACGACCTGGCGCGCGGCGATGCGGCCGACCGGCGTGGTCACGCTGAAGCCGTCGCCGGAG contains these protein-coding regions:
- a CDS encoding acyl carrier protein, translated to MSETTAYDTLVEVFRDELAIDPARVHPGASLIGELGFDSIAFAIGLVSIEEKLGVTLRQEELIVCKTVGDVARLIEQTRDRVAAAGAALPAASAVPAQ
- a CDS encoding fatty acyl-AMP ligase encodes the protein MSRFTHDVFVAAPASGKGLVTGEPHRPVRRTWQEIHGIARRMAGTLAAAGVNPGDAVGVLMGEPAGIAPTIQAIWMRGASVTMLHQPGPRADLDAWAEDTFAVLDMIGAKLVVVGDVFARTMPLFEAKAAPVVSADALAEGAALEPLECGEDDIAFLQLTSGSTGLPKAVAISHRNLHENAAAMVSASKLDPRDDVLVSWLPLFHDMGMIGFLVLPMQVGAEAVCAAPGEFLRSPRLWPSLISKYRGTMTAGPNFAYALLARYLRAAADGAFDLSSLRFALSGAEPVDHATVAAVLETGARFGLDSTAFVAAYGMAEATLAISFSETGAGVQFDAVDQAAIERESHAAISADQAARRLAKLGKPVPGIEIRVGDGDSAKVRTVGELKIRGDAVSRYYLTPSGKRSLLGDDGWFSTGDMGYVTETGEVVVCGRLKDMIIVAGRNIFPGDIERAACRVDGVRQGNAIAVALAAAGIREEFAVVVEAGDSADTESSARIKSDVSDAVYAAFGVSPRLVSVVPPRTLPKTPSGKPKRSATIAIVETELAMLHGANSQRQQESVGSP
- a CDS encoding acyl-CoA dehydrogenase family protein, which produces MESAFSDIAAFKDHLDAILARESTRRLVEDAEAAGLFPRGIIELLGREGIFAAKWQERPVPALEHTLALSERFGRLGAGGIASAVTLHDSAIAMLRRFGRSQALRDVADQAIAGQAVLCISATEAGAGSDMLGLSSTAVREEGGYRLRGHKKMASPSPVADHIVLALRGIDESHAGRDDLALFLVPTSQLRVGKAFDTVGARSISTAPVFFDTWVPAEMMIARPGTGLAVLSWALAQERFAMAAQILGACHLALGVTVARMKRRKTFGVALFDHQALRLRIADLQARVDMMRLALNGLIANAAGFNVRSCSAAKVTAVRLGCEVMSECMHIFGSAGVLETESPLGRWWRDVKMARIGGGTDEMLWEIVAAGLEPDYASYDQMVNEWQPEPLG
- a CDS encoding flavin-containing monooxygenase, with product MPSSNPSAGSGDLPSDIDVVVIGAGQAGLAVGHTLKQAGVDFVILDAASELGVSWTNRWDSLRLFTSAQFSGLPGLPFPGDPDRYPAKDEVPDYFRTYAATFALPIHLGTPVTSVGRSGDGFSVTTPVGRIAARQVVAAVGAFQTPAVPGFSQRLAPSVAQLHSHAYRNPGQIPAGPVAVVGSANSGLQIAAELSATHEVVVCKGRRQPRLPQRILGKDAFWWLSKSGILRLPTNTPLARRLAMPDPIVDTKSGGPARSVRYAARAVDAAGTQLVTADGQRLDVSTVLWATGYRNEWPWLDAELLGADGQPPHDAGIGASGLHFVGLYRMRNRGSALLGFVGRDAQRVGAAVARRSKR